CCGATAGGTAGTGAGCAGATCCGCCACAATATTGTCGTCGTTCCCCGTATACAACGCTATCTGTTCCGGCCGGGACGAGCAGGCCACTGCCCTGACCACGTCGAGTGTCTGATAGCGGTTAAACGGCGCTGTTTTAATTGCTTTCACATTTGGGATCTCCACCAGCTGCTCCCAGAAGGAATAGCTGAAAATACGGCCCCCTACTGATGGCTGCAGATAAAAACCAAATACAGGTATCAGCACCGCCACTGCCCGGACGTGTGCCAGCAATTCTTCTTCCGTTTTATCCTGTAAACCGCCCAGGCTCAGCAAGCCGATATGATAACCATATTTCAGTGCCAGCCGGGCTTCCTCAAGCGCCTGCGGAGTGGGACCGCAGATGCCCGCCACCTTGATAAATGGCCGTTGCAGGCCTGCCGCTTCAATTTCTTCCGCAGCGATGCGTAATACCGCTTCCAGCAGGTTGATATCGGGGCGCCTAATGGCAAACTGTGTGGTATGCACGCCCACGGCTACTCCACCCACACCACTGGCGATGTAATAACGGGTTAGCAGGCGCTGCCTGTTCTCGTTGAGCTGCCGTTGCTCATTCAGCGCCAGCGGATGCGCAGGAATAATAGTGCCGCCGTATAATAACTGTGCTATGTCTTTTTCCATCATCATTGTTTTAAAATTGTCCTTCTCTTTCCTGGAAATGCGTGGCTTTACCTGTAGTGCGTCCGCCTTCATCCAGCCATGCCGCGGTGAGTCCGATCATTTGTTTCAGGGATACCTGCGGATAACCGAACAGGCGGAAACTCTCTGCGGCGTTGCTGAGCAGGGCGGTAGACTGCTCTTCATTTTCAAACAGCGGCTGCCTGCCGAAGATTTTTCCGAATTCCTTAGCAATCCATCGCACCGGCGCTGTTTCAGGCCCGGTGATGTTCAGCAGCTTCGAAGGCACGCTGCAATGCAACAGGCTACGCAATGCCATCTCATTGGCATCTCCCTGCCAGATCACGTTCACATGCCCCATCCGGATATCAATCGGCCGGCCTTCTTTGACCGCCTTTGCGATTTCCAGCAGCACACCATATTGCAGATCGTTCGCATAATTGAGCCGGTAAATAAGCACCGGGGTATCGTATTTTCCTGAGAAATGCTGAAAAATGCGTTCCCGGCCCAGGCAGGATTGCCCGTATTCGCCTACCGGCGCCGGTGCCATGCTTTCATCCGCCCCGCCCGAAGCCACTGGCGTAAAGGGATACACATTACCGGTAGAGTATACCACTATGCGGGAATGTTTATATTTTTCCGCTACACGCCCGGGCAGATAAGTATTCATGGCCCAGGTGAATGCTTCCTTGCCGGTAGTACCAAACTTGGTACCCGCGAGGTATAGCACATTTTTCACGTCGGGCAGGGCCTGCAAATCAGCGTCGTTCATCAGGTCGGCCGCGATAGTTTCCACACCATAGGATGCCAGCTGTTCTTTCAGACCAGGCTCGGTTAAACGGGATACCCCGATCACACGTTTTGAAATGCCTGCTTTGTCAATGGCCTGCTTCGCCAGTTTCGCCAAACTGGGTCCTATTTTTCCTCCTACGCCGAGGATGAGGATATCGCCGTCAATGGCTGCCATATCCGATACTAATGCTGCCGAAGGTTGCAGCAGCTTGTCCACCAGTTTTTCCAGTTCTTTCATATGTTGTTATTTTTTTTCGGGAGATGAGTACGCACGCAGATTCCCTGGCGGCAACCTATGCCCCGCCTCCGGTTATCAAACCAGCGTGTCTGTTGTTTATTTTATTGAATAGCGCAGCGAAGCTGCATACCTGTTACATTTTTTCGATGACTTTTTTTTCCGTAGATAATACTGTAGCAACGCTATGCTGTTGACCCCAGCTTCTGAGTTTATAACCATAAAATGCGTAAAACATCAGGTAGAGATAACAGGGAAACAATACCCAGTAAGCCAGGCGAACATTATACACATCCGCCACCAGGCCATATATCACCGGCAACACAGCGTTGCCGCATAACCCCATGATCATGACAGAGGCGCCCAGCTTCGTAAAGCGCCCCAGTCCATCCAGCGCCAGTGGCCATATACCGGCCCATACCAATGAATTGGCGAAACCCAGCATCACCACAAACCAGATAGAAATATCTGTTGTATGCCCCAGCAATGTCACTTCTCCATGCAGGTAAATAATTCCCAACGTAAACATCGCTCCTAATACAGTACATATCCGCAATGCAACGGCCTGGCTGATTACCCGCGGAATCAACACAATGCCCAGCAGGTAACCGCAGATGGTCACAAACAGCGTATATGAAGGAAATGTTTTCGCCTCCAGCAACGGAATATGCATCGATCCTGCATAACCGATGATGGTATCTATTGCCACTACCTGTGTACCCACATGCAGGAAAATGGCCAGCGCTCCCAGTATCAGATGAGGGAACCCGAAAATGCTGGTCTTGCCGGCATTAGCAGAAGCTACAGCTTTATCTTCATGCTCGGTATCTATTTCCGGCAACGGCGAAAATCTTACCAGGCAACCCAATCCGAACAATACCGCCGACACTACCGCATAAGGCGCTATCACCCGGCGGATCAATGCGTCCAGTACCGCGGCGCGCGCCTCACCTTTCATCGTTGCCAGTTCTTTGAACAGATTGCCATCCGTTGCCTTCAGGATCACCGCAGCGAAGATCAGCGGCGCAATGATGCCAGCGCCCTTGTTACAGATCCCCATGATGCTGATGCGCGCAGCTGCACTCTCCTTCGGGCCCAGTATCGTGATGTATGGATTGGCGGCCGTTTGTAACACGGCCAGTCCAAGGCCGATGATAAACAATCCGGCCAGAAATATTTCGTAAGTACGTGTATACGCTGCCGGTAGAAAAATCAGCGCACCCACCGACATTACCCAGAAGCCGATCATCATGCCTTTCTTGAAACCTACTGCTTTCAGCAGATAGGAAGCCGGTACCGACATAAAAAAATAGGAGATATAGAATGCAAAAGCCACCAGGTAGGATTGGAAATTGCTCAACTCACAGGCTATCTTGAAATATGGTATCAGGATAGCATTTACCCAGGTCACGAAACCAAAAACAAAAAAGAGTAATCCCACCATCAATATGGAAATAACCGTATCTCTTTTGCTGAGCGAGCCTGCTGTTACCGTGGCAGTGCGTTGTTTCATCGTCCGTTTTTTTAAGCTATAGTGTAGGTTCCCATCCCGGCTGGTATTCCCTTTGCCAGAATTTTTGTGCAGCTTTATCGTTCAGGATATGCCCGTTTGTAGCATCTATGTGCAGGGCATTCCCCGAGCGCAACGCAATGTTCCCCAGCTGACATAACAAAGTGCTTTGATGGCCTCCTGTTATGTCAGCATTTAACGCAGTGCCTTTGCGTATGCCATCGAAGAAATTGCGGATATGCAGCGCATCCAGGCTTTCCGCCGGATTGGTCAGGTTGCGCGGATCTATGATATCTTCGTTCTTCACTGTTTTCACTACTTTATTATCCAGGTCAAAAACCGTATAGGCGTTACCGTCAATTACCAGCGATCCTTTTTCTCCGTAGAAAATCACGCCTACAGAAGTACCTTCTTCTGTGCGGCCGTTGCAGCTGCGTCCTTCCCATACCATGCTGGTATTATTCGGAAATTCCAGGGTGATCACCTGCGTATCGGGCGTTTCCCAATCGTCTTTATAACGGTAACGGCCCCCCGCAGAAGTAACCCTGACAGGATACTCCACTCCCAGCCCCCAGCGCATGAGGTCTACCATATGCGTGCCGTTGTTCAGCGCTTCGCCGGTGCCCCAGTTCCAGAACCAGTGCCAGTTGTAATGCAACAGGTTATCTTTGAAGGCGCGGCGTGGCGCCGGTCCCTGCCAGAGATCGTAGTTAAGCCATTCCGGTACCGGCGCTTCCTTTCCGAAGCCGATCGATAGACGGTTGTTGGTATACCAGCCTTTCGCGAAATACGCACGACCGATCGTACCTTCTTTTACTTCGCGGATTGCGGCCACCACATTGGGCCACGACCGGCGCTGATTCCCCATCTGGATCACTCGTTTGTATTTACCGGCTACCTGTACCAACAGTTCTCCTTCATGCGGATTATGACTGCAGGGTTTCTCCAGGTATACATGTTTTCCGGCCTTCGCTGCAAGAATCGCAGCAGGAGCATGCCAGTGATCAGGCGCTGCGATCACCAGTGCGTCCAGGTCTTTATTCTCCAATGCCTTCCTGAAATCAGGCACGGCTTTAGGCTGCGAGTGCTGCAGCTTATTAACGGCGTCGATACATTTAGCAGCAGCACGAACATCTACATCCGATACTGAAATGATTTCACAGTCCTGTTGCTTTGCATAATTGCTCGCCAATGCAAAACCCCGGGAATTCACCCCCATCATACCAACCCTGATCCGGTCGTTTGCTCCTAATATGCGTGCATAGCTTTTAGCGCTCATACCTGGTATCAGTCCGCCTATGGCGATAGCGGCCGTTCCCTGCGCCGTCTTCCTGATAAAATCTCTGCGGGAGGATGTCATATGGTCAATTATTTTTTAAGTTGTTCTTTTGCGTTTCGGAACATCTCTTCGAGCTTCACCGGTTCACCATTTCGTTTCCTGCTTTCGGCAGCTGCTTCCATGAATGCCAGTATCTCCAGTGTTTCTTCGGGTTTCACTGGTGGCACGCCTGTTCTGAAGAAAGCGGCGATCTGTTGTACGAGGCCGTCATAGCCTTTGAAAGGCCCTAACGGCATTCCTCCTTTTTCACCGAATACATGGCCGCCGTAATCGTCGGGCCCCGAGCGCGTGCCGCGGAAAGTACCGATACGGTCGGCGTCCCACGTGCCTACCACCACATCTGCACCCGGTGTATAGAAACGAGTAACCGTAGTACAACCTGTGCCCATCACCGTATACAGGGTTTCCACGCCGTGAATACCATACCAGAACAGATCGGAATGCGTTTTTTCCATAGGTGCCGGGCTATAGGTATCGGCGCCGAGCACCCTGCCTATTGCGCCTTCTTTCGCTACCTTCTGCGCACTCTCCATGAAACGCAAAGAAGATGCTGAAAATACCGGTGCCTGATGTTGCTGCGCCAGCTCAAAGATCTTCATGGCATCCACCAGGGAGGCAGCCATTGGCTTATCGATAAATACTTTTTTGCCTGCTTTCAGCGCCGGTGCCGCCTGCGCCAGGTGAGGCCGGCCATCATTGGATTCCACCAGCACCGCATCTACCTGTGCCAGTAGCGCATCCATGGAGTCGACAATGGTTACTCCCATCTTCCTGATCTCCTCTGTAAACCCCGGAAGGCGTTGCTGATTATGGGCTATATCCGGACTGGTCTGCGGAAACGCCGCCACTATCTTCATTCCTTCCAATCCGGGTACTGGCACCGGGTTGTTGAATGCCTTCGTAAATGCAACAGCATGGCTGGTATCCAGCCCGATGATGCCAATCCGCAGATCTGCGGCCGGCTGCGATGCAGCAAGGCTGCTGAGTGGTCCCAGGCTTCCCAGTAAACCAGCTCCTACGCCGGTAATGGCGGTATTACGGATAAAACTGCGCCTGTTGATGTTTGCTTTCATGATATGGATATTTGATAGCAGTTATTCCAATCGTTTTGCTATTGACAATGCATGTGTAGTGGTATAATATTTTGCCAGCATTCCCGGCACTTCCCAGGCTGGCATACTGCCTGTTTTTACATACTCCAGGAACTGTGTCATCACCTTGCTGAACAGCGCTTCATGCTTTTTAATATAGTGCCCGGGTATCACTACCTCCCAGCTCTTCCCCGCCGGCTTCAGCGCGATGCCTGGGTAGCTGCTTTCCAGTTTTGCAAAAGCTGCCTGTAACTGACTCGTATAGCCGGCACCGGTAGTCGCCGGTTCTATATACAATACCGGCTGGTATTGCTGCTCCTTATCCTGGCGTATTACCAACGCTGCTTTACTGCCCTTCAACAAAGAGTAATGTGTGTCTCCTCCTCCTGCCGGAGCTTCGTAATCCCATTGCACCGAAATGCGCGCATGCACACCCCGGATCGTATAATCGAATGCTCCATTGGCATATACTTTCAACAGACTGTCTTTGCCCGTTACTTCTTTCAGTGCAGGTGAAAACTGTGATTCACCGGTTATTTCACTGTATTGATGCAGGTTCAGCACCGTGGGCCACGTGGTAGCGGAATCTACGTGAATATCTTTCCGGTAATCGAGTACCTGCCCGGGGAAACAGGTCCACTGCACCAGGTCTGCCAGGTGCGTGGTCACATCTGTAATCCCTTCTCCCTGCTGCCTTACATCCATATACCAGGATGGACGCACGAGGTTACGGCCGGCGACTGTTTTTTTGAAATGGTGTACACTTTTTTTGATGACAGCGGGATCAGCCTGGCTGCCTTGCTGCAGGGTACCGAATAGCTCCGGCAA
The genomic region above belongs to Chitinophaga sp. 180180018-3 and contains:
- a CDS encoding NAD(P)-dependent oxidoreductase gives rise to the protein MKELEKLVDKLLQPSAALVSDMAAIDGDILILGVGGKIGPSLAKLAKQAIDKAGISKRVIGVSRLTEPGLKEQLASYGVETIAADLMNDADLQALPDVKNVLYLAGTKFGTTGKEAFTWAMNTYLPGRVAEKYKHSRIVVYSTGNVYPFTPVASGGADESMAPAPVGEYGQSCLGRERIFQHFSGKYDTPVLIYRLNYANDLQYGVLLEIAKAVKEGRPIDIRMGHVNVIWQGDANEMALRSLLHCSVPSKLLNITGPETAPVRWIAKEFGKIFGRQPLFENEEQSTALLSNAAESFRLFGYPQVSLKQMIGLTAAWLDEGGRTTGKATHFQEREGQF
- a CDS encoding dihydrodipicolinate synthase family protein, whose product is MEKDIAQLLYGGTIIPAHPLALNEQRQLNENRQRLLTRYYIASGVGGVAVGVHTTQFAIRRPDINLLEAVLRIAAEEIEAAGLQRPFIKVAGICGPTPQALEEARLALKYGYHIGLLSLGGLQDKTEEELLAHVRAVAVLIPVFGFYLQPSVGGRIFSYSFWEQLVEIPNVKAIKTAPFNRYQTLDVVRAVACSSRPEQIALYTGNDDNIVADLLTTYRFNVNGRIVEKGFAGGLLGHWSVWTKQVTTLFARIKNCILEDYKGAGELLKEGIAVTDMNAAIFDPSHAFRGSIAGIHEVLRRQGLMEGTWCLEDHEVLSPGQAAEIDRVTAAYPHLTDDNFVKEFLSQDSIKKLLLHA
- a CDS encoding Gfo/Idh/MocA family oxidoreductase, which gives rise to MKANINRRSFIRNTAITGVGAGLLGSLGPLSSLAASQPAADLRIGIIGLDTSHAVAFTKAFNNPVPVPGLEGMKIVAAFPQTSPDIAHNQQRLPGFTEEIRKMGVTIVDSMDALLAQVDAVLVESNDGRPHLAQAAPALKAGKKVFIDKPMAASLVDAMKIFELAQQHQAPVFSASSLRFMESAQKVAKEGAIGRVLGADTYSPAPMEKTHSDLFWYGIHGVETLYTVMGTGCTTVTRFYTPGADVVVGTWDADRIGTFRGTRSGPDDYGGHVFGEKGGMPLGPFKGYDGLVQQIAAFFRTGVPPVKPEETLEILAFMEAAAESRKRNGEPVKLEEMFRNAKEQLKK
- a CDS encoding putative oxidoreductase C-terminal domain-containing protein, giving the protein MRQNITFIGIATLWLSCTHQPEKKATMQLIALDPGHFHASLVQQQMYPGIDTVIQVYAPGGPELDQYLQRVAAYNRQDSPAVHWGTKVYTGGDYLQQMLQCPLGNIVILAGNNRLKPMYIGRSVHAGMHVLADKPMAIDAAGFDSLQTAFREAAAHKTQLYDIMTERYEIHNVLQRELSLLPELFGTLQQGSQADPAVIKKSVHHFKKTVAGRNLVRPSWYMDVRQQGEGITDVTTHLADLVQWTCFPGQVLDYRKDIHVDSATTWPTVLNLHQYSEITGESQFSPALKEVTGKDSLLKVYANGAFDYTIRGVHARISVQWDYEAPAGGGDTHYSLLKGSKAALVIRQDKEQQYQPVLYIEPATTGAGYTSQLQAAFAKLESSYPGIALKPAGKSWEVVIPGHYIKKHEALFSKVMTQFLEYVKTGSMPAWEVPGMLAKYYTTTHALSIAKRLE
- a CDS encoding Gfo/Idh/MocA family oxidoreductase, with protein sequence MTSSRRDFIRKTAQGTAAIAIGGLIPGMSAKSYARILGANDRIRVGMMGVNSRGFALASNYAKQQDCEIISVSDVDVRAAAKCIDAVNKLQHSQPKAVPDFRKALENKDLDALVIAAPDHWHAPAAILAAKAGKHVYLEKPCSHNPHEGELLVQVAGKYKRVIQMGNQRRSWPNVVAAIREVKEGTIGRAYFAKGWYTNNRLSIGFGKEAPVPEWLNYDLWQGPAPRRAFKDNLLHYNWHWFWNWGTGEALNNGTHMVDLMRWGLGVEYPVRVTSAGGRYRYKDDWETPDTQVITLEFPNNTSMVWEGRSCNGRTEEGTSVGVIFYGEKGSLVIDGNAYTVFDLDNKVVKTVKNEDIIDPRNLTNPAESLDALHIRNFFDGIRKGTALNADITGGHQSTLLCQLGNIALRSGNALHIDATNGHILNDKAAQKFWQREYQPGWEPTL
- a CDS encoding sugar MFS transporter encodes the protein MKQRTATVTAGSLSKRDTVISILMVGLLFFVFGFVTWVNAILIPYFKIACELSNFQSYLVAFAFYISYFFMSVPASYLLKAVGFKKGMMIGFWVMSVGALIFLPAAYTRTYEIFLAGLFIIGLGLAVLQTAANPYITILGPKESAAARISIMGICNKGAGIIAPLIFAAVILKATDGNLFKELATMKGEARAAVLDALIRRVIAPYAVVSAVLFGLGCLVRFSPLPEIDTEHEDKAVASANAGKTSIFGFPHLILGALAIFLHVGTQVVAIDTIIGYAGSMHIPLLEAKTFPSYTLFVTICGYLLGIVLIPRVISQAVALRICTVLGAMFTLGIIYLHGEVTLLGHTTDISIWFVVMLGFANSLVWAGIWPLALDGLGRFTKLGASVMIMGLCGNAVLPVIYGLVADVYNVRLAYWVLFPCYLYLMFYAFYGYKLRSWGQQHSVATVLSTEKKVIEKM